In Brachypodium distachyon strain Bd21 chromosome 5, Brachypodium_distachyon_v3.0, whole genome shotgun sequence, the genomic window GAAATCGTACTGCAAGTACTTGGTGAAGATGGGATATATGGAGTCAAATGAAGTGGATCAGTTGAGGTCTGAGAAGAGCCCTGAGATGAGGACAGTAGGCAGGGAAGAAATGAAGTTTGCAGTCAGAGAAGCAAGTGTATCAGTTGGGCTTGGGAAAGAAATGCTTTCAATGTTGAAACTAGCTGTGTTGCTT contains:
- the LOC112269356 gene encoding uncharacterized protein LOC112269356, with protein sequence MSRLQMPAGACFLVDHRPDMFFYKCMNHNPKVKGGCDFWHWEKSYCKYLVKMGYMESNEVDQLRSEKSPEMRTVGREEMKFAVREASVSVGLGKEMLSMLKLAVLLLAGIFVLCLVIVIKM